A region of Burkholderiales bacterium JOSHI_001 DNA encodes the following proteins:
- a CDS encoding hypothetical protein (PFAM: Protein of unknown function DUF58): MPDRPGALPGEPQLRAFAGVAAQLLAERLPRAPGAQGLTRRAGVGLQHLDHRDYVPGDEVRHIDWRQSARAQRPIMRQFEAESVSDWHLVLDASSSMAALDAAHWQAARCMAAGLAYALLQAGHRVGLVVVGARVLAQCPRGRGQHHYAALARLLASLQPAPRGERTELGACGRHLHGASSVFVLSDFLSDGGVQRDLTALLQQGAALHAVQLRSADETRLALRGELDLLDMETGQRRPAWVDEAALAGAAGERQAQAERLRAFCARSGIAFTDWDTAHAWQRTLLDHLLRARRHL, translated from the coding sequence TTGCCTGACCGCCCCGGCGCACTGCCTGGCGAGCCGCAACTGCGGGCCTTCGCCGGCGTGGCGGCACAACTGCTGGCCGAACGCCTGCCGCGCGCCCCCGGGGCCCAGGGCCTGACGCGGCGCGCCGGCGTGGGCCTGCAGCACCTGGACCACCGCGACTATGTGCCCGGGGACGAGGTGCGCCACATCGACTGGCGGCAAAGCGCGCGCGCGCAGCGCCCCATCATGCGGCAGTTCGAGGCCGAATCGGTGTCGGACTGGCACCTGGTGCTGGACGCCAGTTCGTCCATGGCGGCGCTGGACGCCGCCCACTGGCAGGCGGCCCGCTGCATGGCCGCCGGCCTGGCCTATGCGCTGCTGCAGGCGGGCCACCGCGTGGGCCTGGTGGTGGTGGGGGCGCGCGTGCTGGCCCAGTGCCCGCGCGGGCGCGGTCAGCACCACTACGCGGCCCTGGCGCGGCTGCTGGCCAGCCTGCAGCCGGCGCCCCGCGGCGAGCGCACCGAACTGGGCGCCTGCGGGCGCCACCTGCACGGCGCCAGTTCGGTCTTCGTGCTCAGCGACTTCCTGTCTGACGGCGGGGTGCAGCGTGACCTGACCGCCCTGCTGCAGCAGGGCGCGGCGCTGCATGCCGTGCAGCTGCGCTCGGCCGATGAAACCCGGCTGGCCCTGCGCGGCGAACTGGACCTGCTGGACATGGAAACCGGCCAGCGACGCCCGGCCTGGGTGGACGAGGCGGCCCTGGCCGGCGCCGCCGGCGAACGCCAGGCCCAGGCCGAGCGGCTGCGCGCCTTCTGCGCCCGCAGTGGCATCGCCTTCACCGATTGGGACACGGCCCACGCTTGGCAGCGCACCCTGCTGGACCACCTGCTGCGGGCGCGGCGGCACCTGTGA
- a CDS encoding MoxR-like ATPase (PFAM: ATPase family associated with various cellular activities (AAA)) — MTAPPVSDRAFADAHRTLADLRGLLGRVIVGQDELVAQLVTAIFAGGHVLIEGLPGLGKTHLAKALAAALGLQWSRVQCTPDLMPADITGAEIYAGSGGAAAGFQFRPGPVFAQLVLVDEINRATPRTQAALLEAMQEHQVTHAGVGRALPEPFCVLATQNPIELEGTYPLPEAQLDRFMFKLSMPFPARSALRALLEVSLDSEPSDAVQPIANAAQVLGITRLCRAVLLGDRAKEAAVDLVVATQPAPDGATPQRHIRYGASPRALQAVVRAARVRALMAGRPHVDVDDLQAVALPVLRHRVLLRLESELDGLDVDAVLGTVLDGWRQRV; from the coding sequence ATGACCGCCCCTCCAGTCTCCGACCGCGCATTCGCCGACGCCCACCGCACGCTGGCGGACCTGCGCGGCCTGCTGGGCCGGGTGATCGTCGGCCAGGACGAGCTGGTGGCCCAACTCGTCACCGCCATCTTTGCAGGCGGGCATGTGCTCATCGAAGGTTTGCCGGGGCTGGGCAAGACCCACCTGGCCAAGGCGCTGGCCGCAGCGCTGGGGCTGCAGTGGTCGCGCGTGCAATGCACCCCCGACCTGATGCCGGCCGACATCACCGGCGCCGAAATCTACGCCGGCAGCGGCGGGGCCGCCGCGGGCTTCCAGTTCCGCCCGGGACCGGTGTTCGCCCAGCTGGTGCTGGTGGACGAAATCAACCGCGCCACGCCACGCACCCAGGCGGCCCTGCTGGAGGCCATGCAGGAACACCAGGTCACCCACGCCGGGGTGGGCCGCGCCCTGCCCGAGCCCTTCTGCGTGCTGGCCACGCAAAACCCGATCGAGCTGGAAGGCACCTACCCGCTGCCCGAGGCGCAGCTGGACCGCTTCATGTTCAAGCTGAGCATGCCCTTCCCGGCCCGCAGCGCCTTGCGCGCTTTGCTGGAGGTGTCGCTGGACAGCGAACCTTCGGACGCGGTGCAGCCCATCGCCAATGCCGCGCAGGTGCTGGGCATCACCCGCCTGTGCCGCGCCGTGCTGCTGGGCGACCGGGCCAAGGAAGCGGCGGTGGACCTGGTCGTGGCCACCCAGCCCGCGCCGGACGGCGCCACGCCGCAGCGGCACATCCGTTACGGCGCCAGCCCGCGGGCGCTGCAGGCCGTGGTGCGCGCTGCGCGCGTGCGGGCGCTGATGGCGGGCCGGCCGCATGTGGACGTGGACGACCTGCAGGCCGTGGCGCTGCCGGTGCTGCGCCACCGCGTGCTGCTGCGCCTGGAAAGCGAGCTCGACGGGCTGGACGTGGACGCCGTGCTGGGCACGGTGCTTGACGGATGGCGCCAGCGGGTTTGA
- a CDS encoding O-methyltransferase (PFAM: O-methyltransferase), with protein MNAPQTPGAGRPDPSAIVRLSTAYWDSQTLLTANRLRVFDALADGPRSAEAVAAQLQLDARSTALLLRACVGLGLLAESAAGFENTPSSAMFLVSRSPAFMGNVIRYSDQLYGAWGQLEQSVRQGQPALPAQTYLGDDPARTRAFVVAMHERALGIARALVPLLDLSERKTLLDVGGGPGTYSVLLTERFPGLTAEVLELPGVAAVARELVAAAGAADRVHLRDGDYHSADFGSGKDVVLMSGMFHRESAHTCQGLVRRAVQCLNPGGLLVVSDVFTDAGGAQPAFAALFGLNMMLTAADGGVHADADVARWMADCGLRDTRMVPLPPPMPHRMVLGVKP; from the coding sequence ATGAATGCGCCCCAGACCCCCGGGGCCGGCCGGCCCGATCCGTCGGCCATCGTGCGGCTGAGCACCGCCTACTGGGACAGCCAGACCCTGCTCACCGCCAACCGGCTGCGCGTGTTCGACGCCCTGGCGGACGGTCCACGCAGCGCCGAGGCCGTTGCGGCGCAGCTGCAACTGGACGCTCGCAGCACGGCGTTGCTGCTGCGGGCCTGCGTCGGCCTGGGCCTGCTGGCCGAATCGGCGGCGGGCTTCGAGAACACGCCCTCGTCGGCCATGTTCCTGGTCAGCCGCAGCCCGGCCTTCATGGGCAATGTCATCCGCTACAGCGACCAGCTCTACGGCGCCTGGGGCCAGCTGGAGCAGTCGGTGCGCCAGGGCCAGCCGGCGCTGCCGGCACAAACCTACCTGGGCGACGACCCGGCGCGCACGCGTGCCTTCGTCGTGGCCATGCACGAGCGTGCGCTGGGCATTGCGCGCGCCCTGGTGCCGCTGCTGGACCTGAGCGAGCGCAAGACGCTGCTGGACGTGGGCGGCGGCCCCGGCACCTACTCCGTGCTGCTGACCGAACGCTTCCCGGGCTTGACGGCCGAGGTGCTGGAACTGCCCGGCGTGGCCGCGGTGGCGCGTGAACTGGTGGCCGCGGCCGGTGCCGCCGACCGGGTGCACCTGCGCGACGGCGACTACCACAGCGCCGATTTCGGCAGCGGCAAGGACGTGGTGCTGATGTCGGGCATGTTCCACCGCGAAAGCGCGCACACCTGCCAGGGCCTGGTGCGGCGCGCCGTGCAATGCCTGAACCCGGGCGGCCTGCTGGTGGTGAGCGATGTGTTCACCGACGCCGGCGGCGCGCAGCCCGCGTTCGCTGCGTTGTTCGGGTTGAACATGATGCTCACCGCAGCCGATGGCGGCGTGCATGCCGACGCCGACGTGGCGCGCTGGATGGCCGACTGCGGCCTGCGCGACACCCGCATGGTGCCGCTGCCCCCGCCGATGCCACACCGCATGGTGCTGGGGGTCAAGCCATGA
- a CDS encoding SNARE associated golgi family protein (PFAM: SNARE associated Golgi protein) gives MQARKGLRKAVCYGGAMMPRSARAALIIGLALCMPIVPFVLIGELPGERWLSARDGHALPFALTGAALLAADVLLPIPSSIVGTMLGARLGFGAGFAAAFMGMMVGQCAAYLASRHLLRRTNDALPAAPTLAVVVLSRPVPVLAEAVALAAGAARLSWGQFLAACAFGNAVYAGALALNGAQLLPGEPLGAGLLLPLLLPVAGWLIWRALRPTHP, from the coding sequence TTGCAGGCGCGCAAGGGCCTGCGAAAAGCCGTCTGCTATGGTGGCGCAATGATGCCACGCAGTGCCCGCGCCGCCTTGATCATCGGGCTGGCCTTGTGCATGCCGATCGTGCCGTTTGTCCTGATTGGCGAACTGCCGGGTGAACGCTGGCTGTCGGCGCGCGACGGCCACGCGCTGCCCTTCGCGCTGACCGGTGCGGCGCTGCTGGCGGCCGACGTGCTGCTGCCCATCCCGTCCAGCATCGTGGGCACCATGCTGGGCGCCCGGCTGGGCTTTGGCGCTGGTTTCGCTGCCGCCTTCATGGGCATGATGGTCGGGCAATGCGCGGCCTACCTGGCCAGCCGCCACCTGCTGCGCCGGACCAACGACGCCCTGCCCGCCGCGCCCACGCTGGCCGTGGTGGTGCTGAGCCGCCCCGTGCCGGTGCTGGCCGAAGCGGTGGCCCTGGCCGCTGGGGCGGCGCGCCTGAGCTGGGGCCAGTTCCTGGCGGCCTGTGCCTTTGGCAACGCGGTGTACGCCGGCGCTTTGGCCTTGAACGGCGCGCAGTTGCTGCCCGGTGAACCCCTTGGCGCCGGCCTGTTGCTGCCCTTGCTGCTGCCGGTGGCCGGCTGGCTGATCTGGCGCGCGCTGCGCCCAACCCACCCTTGA
- a CDS encoding muconolactone delta-isomerase: protein MLFLLTNRTRSDLSPAQYGELAALAKAFYASMPAEVQIRGEWAAVDQSRNYSLLEAPDIDTVRRLQAPFEPFTHTEIVAVKSITGWTAS from the coding sequence ATGCTGTTTTTGCTGACCAACCGCACCCGCAGCGACTTGAGTCCTGCGCAGTACGGCGAACTGGCCGCCCTGGCCAAGGCCTTCTACGCGTCGATGCCAGCCGAGGTGCAGATCCGCGGCGAATGGGCGGCCGTGGACCAGTCGCGCAACTACTCGCTGCTGGAAGCGCCGGACATCGACACCGTGCGCCGTCTGCAAGCGCCATTCGAGCCCTTCACCCACACCGAGATCGTGGCGGTGAAGTCCATCACCGGCTGGACCGCCAGCTGA
- a CDS encoding PEP-CTERM motif protein (PFAM: PEP-CTERM motif~TIGRFAM: PEP-CTERM putative exosortase interaction domain) — protein MKTILSSVALAAAALCASVPAAAAPVLSFSATSNAIGVGGSTTITATLSGLGADILSGYDLTFVYNPAVLQLNVIGLNGFLGSSLGATLTGGPGAYGLDDASVDSDLTLAANQADSFTMFTFDLVGLANGATTFTLGASPDFDRNFLGFADVNGDPQPLNVDVGSICIAVGTGSCDNRVPEPASYGLAGVALLAAGIAGRRRRAQTTKA, from the coding sequence ATGAAAACCATCCTGTCCTCGGTCGCCCTGGCCGCCGCCGCCCTGTGCGCGTCGGTGCCGGCTGCGGCGGCGCCGGTACTGTCATTCAGCGCCACATCCAACGCCATTGGCGTGGGCGGCAGCACCACCATCACGGCCACGCTCAGCGGACTGGGCGCCGACATCCTGTCCGGCTACGACCTCACCTTCGTCTACAACCCGGCAGTGTTGCAACTTAACGTGATCGGCCTCAACGGCTTCCTCGGTAGCAGCCTGGGGGCAACCCTCACAGGCGGCCCTGGGGCCTATGGCCTTGATGATGCGTCCGTGGACAGCGATCTGACGCTAGCCGCCAACCAGGCGGACTCGTTCACCATGTTCACCTTCGATCTTGTGGGCTTGGCGAACGGTGCCACGACCTTCACGCTGGGCGCCAGCCCGGACTTCGACCGCAACTTCCTGGGATTTGCCGATGTGAACGGTGACCCGCAGCCCCTGAACGTGGACGTGGGCTCCATTTGCATTGCGGTCGGTACCGGCTCCTGCGACAACCGCGTGCCCGAGCCGGCCAGCTATGGCCTGGCCGGCGTGGCGCTGCTGGCGGCCGGCATCGCTGGCCGGCGTCGGCGTGCGCAGACCACGAAGGCCTGA
- a CDS encoding diguanylate cyclase (GGDEF) domain-containing protein (PFAM: GGDEF domain~TIGRFAM: diguanylate cyclase (GGDEF) domain), producing the protein MLDATPLPARLSALHRVVLRWGLLRSALAAAGALCSLVLGGLMLFSALAGHELAPATSTLAVVLSVLLAPLLAWLTLRLAQAEAARLALAAQAREADGSGVPARSHFQRAAEREFARCRRYGEDAAVLLIAADHFRAIGLQHGSAAAESVLTAVALKARSGLRQPDLVARYGMEELVVFLPHTDPLGALDVAERIREAAATTRLRRQGHEMMSTVSIGVASMGAGHDALDVLTHDADIALLEAKQAGRNCVRAAPIQPRASEHQQLESPR; encoded by the coding sequence ATGTTGGACGCCACGCCCCTTCCCGCCCGTCTCAGCGCGCTGCACCGCGTGGTGTTGCGCTGGGGCCTGCTGCGCAGCGCCTTGGCCGCCGCGGGGGCGCTGTGCAGCCTGGTGCTGGGCGGCTTGATGCTGTTTTCGGCCCTGGCCGGCCACGAACTGGCGCCTGCCACGTCCACCTTGGCGGTGGTGCTGTCGGTGCTGCTGGCGCCCCTGCTGGCGTGGCTGACCCTGCGCCTGGCGCAGGCCGAAGCGGCCCGCCTGGCCCTGGCCGCGCAGGCCCGGGAAGCCGACGGCAGCGGCGTGCCCGCCCGCAGCCATTTTCAACGCGCGGCCGAACGTGAATTCGCGCGCTGCCGCCGCTATGGCGAGGACGCCGCGGTGCTCTTGATCGCGGCGGACCATTTCCGCGCCATCGGCCTGCAGCATGGCAGCGCGGCGGCCGAAAGCGTGCTGACCGCGGTGGCGCTGAAGGCGCGCTCAGGGCTGCGCCAGCCCGATCTGGTGGCGCGCTATGGCATGGAAGAACTGGTGGTGTTCCTGCCCCACACCGACCCATTGGGCGCGCTGGACGTGGCCGAGCGCATTCGCGAAGCGGCGGCCACCACGCGGCTGCGCCGCCAGGGCCACGAGATGATGTCCACCGTCAGCATTGGCGTGGCGTCCATGGGTGCCGGCCACGACGCGCTGGACGTGCTGACGCACGACGCCGACATCGCGCTGCTGGAAGCCAAGCAGGCCGGCCGCAACTGCGTGCGCGCCGCGCCCATCCAGCCGCGCGCCAGCGAACACCAGCAGTTGGAATCGCCGCGCTAG
- a CDS encoding putative secreted hydrolase (PFAM: Hydroxyneurosporene synthase (CrtC)) → MNPRRRAWLLALAGGAPATWAAADAADPPDPVRAGRALVFPRDHGAHPTTRTEWWYATGWLQAPGQTQPLGFQVTFFRSRTGLGDDLPGRFAPRQLLFAHAAVTDIVAGRHRHAQRMARWSGDEASTVDVARRADTHLRIGTWSLQRDAATGRYSSRVADTGAGFTLDLDLQPTQPLLRQGQDGFSRKGPLPQQASHYYSQPQLKAQARLTLDGRALQAEGRAWLDHEWSDEILSPAAVGWDWVGFNLADGAALTAFVLRQRDGSPVWAGGSFRAAGGAVQAFGPEAVRFEPLRHWQSGATGARYPVQWRLHTPAGVFEVAALLDAQELDGRAGTGAVYWEGLSELKQGPRRIGLGYLEMTGYAGRITL, encoded by the coding sequence ATGAACCCGCGGCGGCGCGCCTGGCTGCTGGCGCTGGCGGGCGGCGCACCCGCGACCTGGGCCGCTGCGGACGCCGCCGACCCGCCCGACCCGGTGCGCGCCGGCCGCGCCTTGGTCTTTCCGCGCGACCACGGCGCCCACCCCACGACACGCACCGAATGGTGGTATGCCACCGGTTGGTTGCAGGCGCCCGGGCAGACCCAGCCGCTGGGCTTCCAGGTCACCTTCTTCCGCAGCCGAACCGGCCTGGGCGATGACCTGCCCGGCCGCTTCGCGCCGCGCCAGTTGCTGTTCGCGCATGCCGCTGTCACCGACATCGTGGCCGGCCGCCACCGTCACGCCCAACGCATGGCGCGCTGGTCCGGCGACGAGGCCAGCACGGTGGACGTCGCCCGGCGCGCCGACACCCACCTGCGCATCGGCACCTGGTCCCTGCAGCGCGACGCCGCCACCGGCCGCTACAGCAGCCGCGTAGCCGACACCGGCGCCGGCTTCACGCTGGACCTGGACCTGCAGCCGACCCAGCCCCTGCTGCGGCAGGGCCAGGACGGCTTTTCACGCAAGGGCCCGCTGCCGCAGCAGGCCAGCCACTACTACAGCCAGCCGCAACTGAAGGCGCAGGCCCGCCTGACGCTGGATGGCCGCGCGCTGCAGGCCGAAGGCCGGGCCTGGCTGGACCATGAGTGGAGCGACGAGATCCTCAGCCCCGCCGCGGTGGGCTGGGACTGGGTGGGCTTCAACCTGGCCGATGGCGCCGCGCTCACCGCCTTCGTCCTGCGCCAGCGCGACGGCAGCCCGGTGTGGGCCGGCGGCAGCTTTCGCGCCGCAGGCGGCGCGGTGCAGGCCTTCGGTCCCGAGGCCGTGCGCTTCGAGCCACTGCGCCACTGGCAAAGCGGCGCCACCGGCGCCCGCTACCCGGTGCAATGGCGGCTGCACACGCCGGCCGGGGTGTTCGAGGTGGCAGCGCTGCTGGATGCGCAGGAACTCGACGGCCGCGCCGGCACCGGCGCGGTGTACTGGGAAGGCCTGTCGGAACTGAAGCAGGGCCCGCGACGCATCGGCCTGGGCTACCTGGAGATGACCGGTTACGCCGGCCGCATCACGCTGTAG
- a CDS encoding putative ABC-type transport system involved in lysophospholipase L1 biosynthesis, permease component (PFAM: Predicted permease), with amino-acid sequence MLAPASASAAAARVPLIALLRALSLPEWRHHPWRHGAAALAVALGVALAFSVQLINTSALAEFSGAVRSANGEPDLTLAARTRDGFDDALFDTVRTARGVSEASPVVELDSYARRTTAPARHAVRLLGVDALRVAAVAPALLPRPASAPATDSDARAGLSVLNPNHVFANPAALQQLAVQVGDELSVQSTQGWQAFRVAGTVAVAGPALLVLDIAAAQARFGMAGRLTRIDLRLAAGMPRDALWPALPLTPGQRAQLLPQAPDDAAQRVSNLSRAYRVNLTVLALVALLVGAFLVWSVVSLSVAQRTPAFALLGVLGLGARERRRLVLAEAALLGLAGSAVGLAAGTALAWAALRALGGDLGGGYFPGVQPTLQFSGPAALAYAALGTAAAMAGAWGPARSAQALPPAQALKGLGAASRQAPRALVASALALLAAGVALALLPPLDGLPLAAYASVAALLAGGVVLVPGVVGALLAAVHPRRHALALLAVERARFARHTASAAVAGVVASLALCVALTVMVASFRDAVTQWLDSVLPADLYARSAATAAASQQAVLPEALLQQATRLPGVLKVQTTRVLSLALHPQRPAVALLARPIDAQSPEQTLPLLDAPQAARAGEVAVFISEPMALLYELKAGDTLVLPLASGALTTRVRGVWRDYARQFGAVAIDQADYQRATGDLRHNDLALWLAPGTDPAAVTGALRRLAGDATPLDVMATGDLRRLSLAIFDRSFAVTRYLQFVAIGVGLVGVAASLSAQVLARRKEFGLLAHLGLSRRQVLLIVCGEALAWLAAGVLLGLVLGVALSVVLVKVVNPQSFHWRMDLVLPAAPLAALAAAVLGLGLATAALAGRRAAGASAVLAVKEDW; translated from the coding sequence ATGCTCGCACCCGCCTCCGCTTCCGCCGCCGCAGCCCGGGTGCCCCTGATCGCGCTGCTGCGCGCGCTGTCGCTGCCCGAGTGGCGCCACCACCCCTGGCGCCACGGCGCCGCCGCGCTGGCGGTGGCGCTGGGCGTGGCCCTGGCGTTTTCGGTGCAGCTGATCAACACCTCGGCCCTGGCCGAGTTTTCCGGCGCGGTACGCAGCGCCAACGGCGAGCCCGACCTCACGCTGGCCGCGCGCACGCGCGACGGCTTCGACGACGCCTTGTTCGACACCGTGCGCACCGCCCGCGGCGTGAGCGAGGCCAGCCCGGTGGTGGAACTGGACAGCTACGCGCGCCGCACCACGGCGCCAGCGCGCCACGCGGTGCGCCTGCTGGGTGTGGACGCGCTGCGCGTGGCGGCGGTGGCGCCGGCGCTGTTGCCGCGGCCGGCATCGGCCCCGGCGACAGACAGTGACGCCCGCGCCGGCCTGTCGGTGCTGAACCCGAACCATGTGTTCGCCAACCCCGCGGCCCTGCAGCAGCTGGCTGTCCAGGTGGGTGACGAACTCAGCGTGCAGTCGACCCAGGGCTGGCAGGCCTTTCGCGTGGCCGGCACCGTCGCCGTGGCCGGGCCCGCGCTGCTGGTGCTGGACATCGCTGCGGCGCAGGCGCGCTTCGGCATGGCCGGTCGGCTGACGCGCATCGACCTGCGGCTGGCTGCCGGCATGCCGCGCGACGCGCTGTGGCCCGCGCTGCCGCTCACCCCCGGGCAGCGCGCCCAGTTGCTGCCGCAGGCGCCGGACGACGCGGCGCAGCGGGTGTCCAACCTGTCGCGCGCCTACCGGGTGAACCTCACCGTGCTGGCGCTGGTGGCGCTGCTGGTGGGGGCCTTCCTGGTGTGGTCGGTGGTGTCGCTGTCGGTGGCCCAGCGCACCCCGGCCTTCGCCCTGCTGGGCGTGCTGGGCTTGGGGGCGCGCGAGCGCCGCAGGCTGGTGCTGGCCGAAGCCGCGCTGCTGGGCCTGGCCGGCAGCGCCGTCGGGCTGGCCGCCGGCACTGCGCTGGCCTGGGCCGCGCTGCGCGCGCTGGGCGGTGACCTGGGCGGCGGCTACTTCCCCGGCGTACAGCCCACGCTGCAGTTCAGCGGCCCGGCCGCACTGGCCTATGCCGCCCTCGGCACCGCCGCCGCGATGGCGGGGGCCTGGGGGCCGGCCCGCAGCGCCCAGGCGCTGCCGCCGGCCCAGGCGCTGAAAGGCCTGGGGGCGGCGTCTCGCCAGGCCCCGCGCGCCCTGGTGGCGTCGGCGCTGGCGCTGTTGGCGGCCGGCGTGGCCTTGGCGCTGTTACCGCCCTTGGACGGCCTGCCGCTGGCGGCCTATGCGTCGGTGGCCGCGCTGCTGGCCGGCGGCGTGGTGCTGGTGCCGGGCGTCGTGGGCGCGCTGCTGGCGGCCGTGCACCCGCGCCGCCATGCCCTGGCCCTGCTGGCCGTGGAACGTGCGCGCTTCGCCCGTCACACCGCCAGCGCCGCGGTGGCCGGGGTGGTGGCCAGCCTGGCGCTGTGCGTGGCGCTCACGGTCATGGTGGCCAGTTTTCGCGACGCGGTGACCCAGTGGCTGGACAGTGTGCTGCCGGCCGACCTGTACGCCCGCAGCGCCGCCACCGCCGCGGCCAGCCAACAGGCCGTGCTGCCCGAGGCCTTGCTGCAGCAGGCCACGCGCCTTCCCGGCGTGCTGAAGGTGCAGACCACCCGCGTGCTGTCGCTCGCCCTGCACCCACAACGGCCCGCAGTGGCCCTGCTGGCCCGCCCCATCGATGCCCAGTCGCCCGAGCAAACCCTGCCCTTGCTGGACGCCCCGCAGGCCGCGCGCGCCGGGGAGGTGGCTGTGTTCATCAGCGAGCCGATGGCGCTGCTGTACGAATTGAAGGCCGGCGACACCCTGGTGCTGCCCCTGGCCAGCGGCGCGCTCACCACCCGCGTACGGGGTGTCTGGCGCGACTACGCGCGCCAGTTCGGCGCCGTCGCCATCGACCAGGCCGACTACCAGCGCGCCACCGGCGACCTGCGCCACAACGACCTGGCGCTGTGGCTGGCCCCCGGCACCGACCCGGCCGCGGTGACGGGCGCACTGCGCCGCCTGGCCGGGGACGCCACGCCGCTGGACGTGATGGCCACCGGCGACCTGCGGCGCCTGTCGCTGGCCATCTTCGACCGCAGCTTCGCGGTGACGCGCTACCTGCAGTTCGTCGCCATCGGCGTGGGCCTGGTGGGCGTGGCCGCCAGCCTGTCGGCCCAGGTGCTGGCACGGCGCAAGGAATTCGGCCTGCTGGCCCACCTGGGCCTGTCGCGTCGCCAGGTGCTGCTCATCGTGTGCGGCGAAGCGCTGGCCTGGCTGGCCGCCGGCGTGCTGCTGGGCCTGGTGCTGGGCGTGGCCCTGAGCGTGGTGCTGGTGAAGGTGGTGAACCCGCAGAGCTTCCACTGGCGCATGGACCTGGTGCTGCCGGCCGCACCCCTGGCGGCGCTGGCTGCCGCGGTGCTGGGCCTGGGCCTGGCCACCGCGGCCCTGGCGGGCCGGCGCGCCGCAGGGGCCAGCGCGGTGCTGGCGGTGAAGGAGGATTGGTGA
- a CDS encoding putative flavoprotein (PFAM: Metallo-beta-lactamase superfamily) — MPTELFNHNGHRCLVFTDLCDSGGEAVQANQFLVVDGDSGAIIDPGGNLAYNELYLAMTRLIAPQRLSAILASHADPDIIASLDRWTTATPAPIYISAIWERFVPHFCKPGKTVGRVVGIPDAGMRIPLGRSELVALPAHFLHSEGNFQFYDPTSRILFSGDLGVSMLGGRASATPVTRLADVLPKMQAFHQRYMVSNKVLRLWADMVSTLKIDIIAPQHGAALAGPAVGEFIAWVRDLPCGIDLMQAANYRVPA; from the coding sequence ATGCCCACCGAACTGTTCAACCACAACGGCCACCGCTGCCTGGTATTCACCGACCTGTGCGACAGCGGCGGCGAAGCGGTGCAGGCCAACCAGTTCCTGGTGGTGGACGGCGACAGCGGCGCCATCATCGACCCCGGCGGCAACCTGGCCTACAACGAGCTGTACCTGGCGATGACGCGGCTCATCGCCCCGCAGCGCCTGTCGGCCATCCTGGCGTCCCACGCCGACCCGGACATCATCGCGTCGCTGGACCGCTGGACCACCGCCACCCCGGCGCCGATCTACATCTCGGCCATCTGGGAGCGCTTCGTGCCGCACTTCTGCAAACCCGGCAAGACCGTGGGGCGCGTGGTGGGCATCCCCGACGCCGGCATGCGCATCCCCCTGGGCCGCAGTGAATTGGTGGCGCTGCCGGCGCACTTCCTGCACTCCGAAGGCAACTTCCAGTTCTACGACCCGACGTCGCGCATCCTGTTCTCGGGCGACCTGGGCGTGTCCATGCTCGGCGGCCGGGCGTCGGCCACACCGGTCACGCGCCTGGCCGACGTGCTGCCGAAGATGCAGGCCTTCCACCAACGCTACATGGTCAGCAACAAGGTGCTGCGCCTGTGGGCCGACATGGTGTCCACGCTGAAGATCGACATCATCGCCCCGCAGCACGGCGCCGCGCTGGCCGGGCCGGCGGTGGGCGAATTCATCGCCTGGGTGCGCGACCTGCCCTGCGGCATCGACCTGATGCAGGCTGCGAACTACCGCGTGCCCGCCTGA